The sequence GCGACCGCGGTCACCATAGCAGGCGGGGCGGCGGCGCAAAGCGCATAGTTAATTTAACGTTAACGGTGCAAAGAAAGCTCCCAGGGGGCCTAAAACACGCCCGCGGCATGGACGCTGCAAATCCCCTCCTGCACAACAACCAAAGGGATCGCGGGTGCACTGAAGCGGGACAGGTTTGTCCCGTGGGGTTGCACCCCGGGGTTAGCGTTCAGTCATGAAACATCCGTCGAGCCGCGCGTTCTTCGCGTATTGGGACAAGAAGCGTGGCACCGCGCGGGCGCCTGATCGGGCCGACATCGACCCGGCTGCCGTCCGCGATCTGCTCAGCGACATCTTCGTGCTGTCCTGCGAGCCCAATCTCGGCTTCCCGTTCCGCGTGGCCGGCACGCGGGTCTGCGCGCTCGCCGGGGGCGACCTCAAGGACCGGAGCTTTGCGGCGCTGTTCACGCCGGAAACCCGCGGCGAGATCGAGGAGATCACCACCATCGTCGCCGACGAGACGCTGGGCGCGATCGCCGGCCTCACCGCCGCGCGCGAGGACGGCAGCAAGGCGCATCTCGAGCTGCTGCTGCTTCCCTTCAACGCCCGCCCGCACACACCCGTTAGCGTAACCGGCGTGCTCGCACCGTTCGACGATGAATGCGGCACGCTCAGTGCCTTCACCCTCACCTCATGGCGCTATCTGCATCAGCCGGAGAAGCTGCTGCCGCGCGCAATCCGCAAACTGCAGATCGCACGCGGGCTGATGGTGTATGAGGGGCTGCGCTAATTTCGAAAGCGCAGGCGACCGTGTCGATCGCCGCGCGGCATGGCCGCTTTTGCCGGATTTGCGTCATTCCTGAAGTCGTCGCGAGCGGCTAGCTTCCGCGCCGCGTGAGACGACGAGCGGATGACATCATCATGAGCTGGCGCATTCTGGGCTGGACCGTACTCGGCGGCGTGGCACTGCTCGCCGCGATCGGCGGAACATGGCTGCTTCTGCTGCCCGGCGCGCCGGCATCGGGAACCGCGCCTGCGATCTCCAGCGAGGAAGCCGCGGCGACGCTGGCCGCGTTGAAACCGCCGAAACGAAAGCGCCCCTTGATCGCCATCGTCGGCATCAACGACATGACCGAGACCACCGACTATCTGATGCCCTACGGCATCCTCGCACGCGCCGACATCGCCGACGTCCTCACCTTGGCAACGCAGCAGGGGCCTGTCACGCTTTATCCTGCGCTCAAGGTGCAGCCCCACGCGACAATTGCCGACTTCGATGCGGCGCATCCGGACGGCGCCGACTACGTCATCGTGCCCGCGATGAGCCGTGACGACGACGCAACGGTCCTGCAATGGATCAGGAGCCAGGCTGGCAAGGGCGCGATCGTGATCGGCGTCTGCGTCGGCGCCACCGTCGTTGCCAATACCGGGCTGCTCGACGGCAAGCGGGCCACCACGCATTGGTATTCCGTGCGCGATCTTCGCAAGCATGCGACGATCCGCTATGCGCCGGACCGCAGACTGGTCGTCGACCAGGGCGTCGCGACGACAACCGGCATCACCGCATCCATGCCGATGGCCCTCACCTTGATCGAGGCGATCGCCGGCCGGGCCAAGGCCGAGGCGGTCGCCCGCGACATCGGGCTTGCCGCGTGGGATGCGCGCCACCGCAGCGACGCCTTCAGCTTCACGCGCCCCTTCGCGCTGACCGCAATCGCCAACACGCTCGCGTTCTGGAACCGCGAGCAGCTCGGCATCGCGTTGACGCCCGGCATCGACGAGGTCTCGCTCGCGCTGATTGCCGATGCATGGTCGCGAACCTATCGCTCGCGCGCCCTCACCTTCGCCGCAACGGCGCAGGTTCAGAAGAGCCGCGGCGGTCTCGGCATCCTGCCGGAGCGGATCGCCGCGGACTGGCCGGCACAGCAGACGCTGCCGGATACCGTCATCTCGCCGCCGGCGCAGGCCTTGGACGACACGCTGCGCGCGATCGAGACGCGCTATGGATCGCGCACGGCCGATTTCGTGGCGATGCAGCTGGAATATCCGAGATAGCGGCAGTAAAGATCTATTCGACATGAGCAAGCCGCACTGGCGTCCCGCGCGCGCATCCGACATTGCTGCGATCGACGCCATCGCGGCGCGAATCCATCCTGGTCTGTTCGAACGCCCTGACGTGCTCGCAGAGAAGATACGGCTTTGTCCCGATGGCTGCCACGTGCTCGCTGCGGAGGAAGCGATCGTCGGCTACGGGCTCGCCCATCCCTGGAGGCAATATCAAATTCCGCCGCTCGACGGATTCCTCATTAGGCTGCCTGACGATGCGGACTGCCTCTACGTGCACGACGTCGCCGTGCTCCCCGGCGCCCGCGGCGGTGTCGCACGCGCCTACATCGCGACGATCGAACAGCTCGCGCGCGCATCCGGCATCGCGGCGCTCGCGCTGGTCTCGGTCTATGCCACACAGCCGCTATGGGAGCGCCTCGGCTTTCGGGCCGTGACGGCGGATGCGGAATTGCGCGTCAAGCTCGCATCCTACGGTGATGGCGCGACGTACATGCTGCGCGATCTCGCTGCGACGTGACGCCCTCCCCGGTCGCGGCTCACGCGGGCGTGAAGCCGCACGCTCGAACCGGCTTCGGCCGGCCTCCGTCGAAGAAACGTGCGGACCGTTCCGGTCTCGCCGAACCGAGACTGGAGAACGTCCATGAAGCTCACATTGTCGAAAGCTGCTTTGATTGCATTCACTGCGACGGCCGCGTTCAGCGCGACCAGTGCCAACGCCACGCAGTACCGGGCCTACGGCTGCGAGTTCGCCTTCTTCGAGGGCTGTGCCGGTCTGGTCGAGGTGCCGAACCAGGGCGGACGGCGCGCTCGTACCGCTCCCGATATCTCGCCCGTCTACATGAAGCAGACCGACCCGCGCTACAATTCGGTGCTGCATGACGCCGGTGGTGGCGGAGGTGGCGGTGGTGGTGGTGGTGGCGGCGGCCGCTGAACTCACTGCCGGAATTCTGGGATGATGTCGCCGGTGCGACCCGGCGGCATCATTGCCGTCCGGGCTGGATCGCAAGGCTCACCCGCGCCGCTTCTTCTTCGCCTTCTTGCCTCCCGCACCCTTGATGGGCCATGGCGTGACTGAAGGCTCCGCGTGGCCCTGCTTGTTTCGCTGCTTGTTCTTCCTTCCGAAGGAAGCAGCCTCGTCGAGGCTCGGACCGCGCTCGCCGTGGGCCTTGTCGCGCGGCTTGGATGCTTTTGTATCGCGTGCGCGATCTTCGCGACGCGGGCGGCGATCGGCATCAGCGCTCTCGCGCCGGGGCGTATATGACCTCTCCTCCGACGGCGCCTGCCGCTGCGGCGCCTCCGCCATCGGCTCGATGCGGATGCTGTCCTCCTTGTCCGGACGCTTGATCTTGGCGGCGAAGGACTCCGCGACGCGCTCGGAAATCTCGAACTCGGTGGTGGTGTCCATGATCTTGATGGCGCCGATGTCGCGCTTGTCGATGCCGCCGCGGCGGCAGATCATCGGCAGCAGCCAGCGCGCTTCCGCATTCTTGCGCCGTCCGATCGCTGCGCGGAACCAGACGCTGCCCTCTGCCATATTGTGCTTCGACGATGCCTTGCCGGACTTCGATCGCGACTTGCCAGGACGATCCTCGTCTTCCGCACCTCGAAATTTGTCGCGACCGCGATCCTCGCGCGGCTTGCCGCTGCGTTCGCCGGGATCGATGATGTCTTCGGGCGATGGCAGCCGTGCCCGATAGAGCCGCGCCAGCGCAGCGGCGATGTCCTCCGGCGACCGCTCGGCCAACAGCGCCTGCGCCAGCACCAGATCGTCCGGCGTCGTCTCCTCCGTGAACAACACGTCCTTCATGCGGGCGTGGTCGAGCTTGCGGATCTCCTCGGCTTGCGGCGCGGTGTCCCAGGCGGCTTCGACGCCAGCGAGATCGAGGAGCAGCTCGGCGCGCCGCCGCCGTGCCGGCGGCACGAGAAGAACGCTGGTGCCCTTGCGGCCCGCGCGTCCCGTGCGGCCGGAGCGGTGCTGCATCACCTCGGCGTCATTGGGCAGATCGGCATGGATGACGAGGTCGAGGCTCGGCAGGTCGATGCCGCGGGCGGCCACGTCGGTCGCGACGCAGACGCGGGAACGTCCGTCCCGCAGCGACTGCAGCGCCATGGTGCGTTCGTTCTGCGTCAGTTCGCCCGACAGCGCGACCACGGAAAAGCCGCGCTCGAGCAGCGCCGCCTGCAAATGCCTGACGGCATCGCGCGTGCTGCAGAACACCAGCGCACTCGGCGCCTCGTAGAAGCGCAGCACGTTGACGACGGCATGCTCGACATCGCCGGGCGCGATGCGGATCGCGCGGTACTCGATGTCGGCGTGGCCGCCCTCGTCGCCGGCAACCTCGATGCGGAATGCGTCGCGCTGATATTGCCTGGCCAGCGCGACGATGCCGCGCGGGAACGTCGCCGAGAACAGCAGGGTGCGGCGCGTCTCCGGCGTGGTCTCGAGGATGAACTCCATGTCCTCGCGGAAACCGAGATTGAGCATCTCGTCGGCCTCGTCGAGAACGACTGCCTTCAGCTCCGAGATGTCGAGCCGGCCGCGGCGCAAATGATCGCAGAGCCGGCCCGGCGTGCCGACGACGATGTGCGCACCGGCCGCAAGCTCGCGCTGCTCGCGGCGCGGATCCATGCCGCCGACGCAGGAGACGACGCGGCCGCCCGCATGCCCATAGAGCCAGGCAAGCTCGCGCTGCACCTGAAGCGCGAGCTCGCGGGTCGGCGCCACGATCAGGGCAAGCGGCGCGGCTGCCTGCTCGAAGCGCTCGGCGTCATCGAGCAAATTCCTGGCGATCGCCAGCCCATAGGCGACGGTCTTGCCGGAGCCGGTCTGCGCCGAGACCAGGAGGTCGCGGCTGGTGGCTTCGTGGGCGAGCACCGCGAGCTGGACGGGCGTCAGTGAGTCATAGTTCCGCTCGGCCAAAGCGCGGGCGAGCGGCGGGGTCAGGGCCGGAAGAGACACGAGATGGGAAACCCTGGTTAATTCAGGCGCGGCACAGCGAGCCGAGGCGCCCAAAGCTGCGTGCGCGGCAACGGCCCGGCCGCACGCTGGATTTGATCTGGCCGCTCTTTACGCCAAGCGCCCGGAAATCGCCAGTGCCGTGATGCATGGCTTGGTGGAGAGTGCCGCGCCAAGGTTGCAGCGGATTTTTGCAGTCACCTCGATTAACCTCGGTGCGGCTGGGTCGGCCGGCCGCCGAGCCACGTCAGGCCTGGGTACATAGGAAAGCGCAACGATGAGACTGGCAGTTATTTCCGATATCCACGGCAATCTCGCCGCGTTGGAGGCCGTGCTGGCCGATATCAAGACGCGCACCGTCGATCGTACGGTCAACCTCGGCGATTGCGTCACCAGCCCGTTGTGGCCAAAGGAAACCTTCGAAGCCCTCCAGTCGCTGTCGTTGCCGACCGTGCGCGGAAACCATGATCGCTGGATCGAGGAGTTTACCGACGACAAGCTCTCGCCGGCAGGACTGTTCGCGCGCAACGCGTTGACGGCAGAGCAGCGCCGCGCGCTCCACAGCCTGCCTTCCCAACTACGGCTGGACGATGGGGTCGTGGCCTGCCATGGCACGCCCGACGACGATACGACGTGTTTGCTGGAGGAAATACTGGACGACGGCCGCTATGTCCCGGCACACCGCGACGTGCTGGCCGCGCGTCTCGCAAGCGCGCCGGCGGCCCGCGTGGTGCTGTGTGGTCATAGCCACCGCCAGGCGGTCGTTCATGGCCCCGGCGACTGCCTGGTTCTCAATCCGGGGAGCGTCGGCTGCCCGGTATTCGCCGACATTCCCGTCGCGGCCAAGCTTGAATATCGCTCGCCTCACGCCCGCTACGCGATCATCACGAAGGGAAGAAGGGGCTGGCAAGTCGAACTACTCGCCCTCGAATACGATTGGGAGGCCGCGTCGGCACGTGCGCTCGCCAACGACCACCCGAGATGGGCGCAGGCCATGTTGTCCGGATACGTGACGTAGCGTCCTTCAGATCTCCGCGTAGATCTCCAGCAGATTGCCGTCGGGATCGCGGAAGAACAGCGTCCGATGACCAAAGGGCTGGTCCGTCGGCGGCGACAGCAGCACCACGCCCTGGCGCAGGAGCTCGTCGGCGCAGGCATCGACTTCGGACGCAGACACCCTGAAGGCCAGTTGCAGCGAGGCGCTGCCTTCAGGCGTCGGGGCATCGGCCGCAGTCCGGCCCGGCTTCGCCAGCGCCAGCGTGTTGGGGCCGAGGCCGTATTCGATCCAGTTCGGCGACAGCTCGCGCTGCAGCGACAAGGCAAGCACGTTCTCGTAGAAGCGCCGCATCGCCGCCATGTCGCGCACGAAGATGACCGTGTAGTCGATCGCGCGGATGGCTCGGAAGGGAGAGCAAGCGCGCGCGTCCGGTTCATCTTTCATGGTGGCCCTCGTTGCAAATGCCTGCACGAAGCCGCATGAGCGCAGCGACATGCGGGACAACCTCATCCGACGCACCCCCGGATATCGCTTCGCTCATCCGGGCTACGATCAACCGCGACAGGCCATCATTCCACCAGCTCCGGCCAGGGCACGATGGTCGACTTCACCGTCTTCATCGCCATCGCGTCCTTGACCGCCTGCGCGACACCGTCCTCCGTGAAGGGGTAGATCGTCTGCATCTTCAGCCAGGGATATTTGCCGGCCGTGCGGTAGAGCATGTCGACGCCGAGCGGAAGATCATTGCCGGTGAAGCCCCAGGATCCCAGCACGTTGAGGTCCTTGGTGCAGATGCGGTGCCATGACGTGTCGATCGAGCCGGCGTCGGTGAACTGGCCCATCTCGACATAGGTGCCGCCGTCGCGCAGCATCTCGATGCCTTCGGGTCCGGCGGTCGGATGGCCCGAGCAGTCCATCACCAGATCGGCGCCGAAGCCGCCAACGATCCCGCGGACGCGCGCGATACGCTCTTGCGGCGAGGTCAGGTCTTCGATGTTCACGGTCGCCTCCGCGCCGAACTCGCGGGCGAGCTTGAGCCGCGGCTCCTCCGGGGCGCCGACGCAGATGACACGCCCTGCTCCCATCTCCCTGGCGGCGGCGACGGCGAGAATGCCGATCGGGCCCGAGCCCTGGATCACTACCGTATCGCCCCAGGTGAAACCGCCGGCGCGGCTAGCGCGGTTGAAGGCGCGGATGCAGGAGGTCAGCGGCTCCGACAGTGCGCCAAGCCGCAGCGACATGTCGTCGGGAAGCTTGTAGATTTTCGTGCCCGGCAGCATGTCGAGATCGACATAGACATATTCGGCCCAGCCGCCCCACATGTGCGGCGCCTTCTCGAAGCCGAGATAGCGGCCGTAATAGACCGGCGTCAGGCATTTGTTCGCGGTTTGCGGATAATGGATGCAGTAATAGCAATGGCCGCAGGGCATCAGCGGCGGGATCATCACCTTAGAGCCGACCTGCAGCGGCTTGCTCATGAAATCCTCGGTGAACTCCTCGCCGCATTCGACGATAACGCCGCCAATCTCGTGGCCGAGCGTGAACGGCCAGGGCAGCGGCTTCGGCCAATGTCCCTTGAGGATATGCAGGTCGGTGCCGCACACCCCGCAGGCGCCGACCTTGATCAGCGCGGCCTTCTTGCCGACCTTCGGCCACGGCACGGTGCGGATGACGGGCTCTGAGCCGGGACCGGCGTGGGTGCAGACGCGAATGACTTCCATGGATGTGTCCTCAGTGCCCGCTTGTTGTGATTTGTGGCACGGGCCTGCGATCAGCCTATGTCAGCCGAGCGGCATTGCAAATACCGAGGGAGTTGACACGCCGCGGTTGTATCCGCAGGCTGCGCGTGCGCCAGCTATCTCTGCTTCGGAACTCTGCCAGGATCACACCATGGATTTGCGACCGGGCTCGGAACGAATTGTCGTCGCGCCCGACACCGATCCGCTGCAGGGCGCCGTGCAATGGGCGCCGGCGAAATCGCTCTGGCTGGCCGGCATGACCGCCGTCGCCATCGCACTCGGCCCCGTCACATTCTCCTGGCCGGCGTTCGCGCTCTTCATCGCGACCAGCGCTATCACACTGTGCTCCGGACATTGCGTCGGCATGCATCGCAAGCTGATCCATGCGAGCTTCGACTGCCCGCTCTGGCTCGAACGTCTCCTGGTCTATCTCGGCACGCTCGTCGGCATGGCCGGCCCCTATGGGATGATCCGCCTGCATGACTTCCGTGATTGGGCGCAGCGCCAGCCCGCATGCCACGACTATTCCTGCCATCGCGCCGGCTTCTGGCGCGATGCGTGGTGGCAATTGCACTGCCGGCTGGTGCTGCGCCATCCTCCGGACTTCAGGCTCGAGCCGCGGCTCGTCAATGACCGGTTCTACGCCTTGGTCGAGCGCACATGGATGCTGCAGCAATTGCCCTGGGCGGCGCTCTTCTTCGCGATCGGCGGAGCGGACTGGCTGGTCTGGGGCATCTCTGTGCGCGTCAGCGTCTGCGTGACCGGGCACTGGCTCGTTGGCCACTTCTCGCACACCAGAGGCGATCAGGTCTGGATCATCGATGGCGTCGCCGCGCAGGGTTACAACGTCCGTCTCGCGGCGCTGATCAGCATGGGCGAGAACTGGCACAACAATCATCACGCTTATCCGAGCTCGGCGAAGATGGGATTGATGCCCGGACAGCTCGATCCGGGCTGGTGGCTGATCAGGTCGCTTGAGGCTCTCGGGCTGGTCTGGAATGTCAGAACTCCCGACAATCTGCCGGAGCGGCCTGGCCTGCGACGACTGGATGAGTTCGCAGCCCGCATGGAGCGGCGCGGAATACGGGATCAGTGGTCCCGGATTTCCATGCGCTCCTTCCGGGCAACGCCCGGAGGCAGCGCCGATGCTGCGTGATTGTCGCGACGACGATGCCGAGGCGATTGTCCGCATCGCGCTGGCCGCGTTCGCGGAGTTCGAGCAGCATTATTCCGACTGGCCGCTGTTCACCGCCAACGCCGCGAAGATGCCGCAGCTTGCCAAGACCGGCGAGATCGTCATCGCCGAAGATGGCGGCCAGATCATCGGCGCCGTGGCCTATATGGGTCCGCAAGCGCCGAAGCCGGCCTTCTTCGATCCGTCATGGCCGGTCATCCGCATGCTGGTGGTCGATCCAGCCGCGCGCGGCAAGGGCATCGGCAGACAACTGACGGAAGAATGCGTTCGCCGCGCCGAGCGCGACCAGTCGCCGGTGATTGCGCTGCATACGACGACGATCATGACGGTCGCGCTGCCGATGTATCTGCGTATGGGATTCGTGAGGGTGCGGGATGCGCCCGATATTCTGGGGGTGCCGTACGCTCGTCTATGCCAAGTCGCTCGCCTAAAGACCGCAGAGATCGAGGACGCGGTTGCCGCCTTCGCGCGCGATCTCGACATAAAAGCGTTCGAGGATTGCATCTCGCGGGGCCATCAAGTCATAGAGATCCGGGCGCTCGTAGAGGCTGCTCTGTTCCATAGGGCATCGTAGTGGATAATCTTGTGACCTGCACGAGAGCTTGTCGCCGTCCAACTAGCGGAGGCGGAGACGAAAAGCGGAACGGTGGTCCCGGATACGCTGGCTCCAGCTGAACTACGGCGCGCCACAACCACCACCGTCATCCTGAGGTGCGAGCCTTGCGATGCATCGGCATCGCGAGGGGAGCCTCGAAAGGATGGACCAAGGGGATTGTAGCCCATCCTTCGAGGCTCGCTTCGCTCGCACCTCAGGATGACGTGGAGTGTGTAGGGAAGTGCATGGCAGATAACCCCATCCATCCAATTGTCTTGAGCGCTCATCAACGAGCGTGTATGGCCGGATGACATCCTTTCCTGGTGCTCCCTTGAACCCCCTTCCGCAAAATCCCGTCGTCGCGTCCGGCTCGTTCGCGGCCATGAGGTCCGTGCCGTATCGGCTCCAGTTCACGGCCTATGTGCTGGCGATGATGGCCGACAACATCGAGCATGTGATCAGCTATTGGGTGGTGTTCCAGAAATTCCATTCGCCGGCGCTGGCGGGCTTTGCCGTGCTGTCGCACTGGCTGCCGTTCCTGCTGTTCTCGGTCGCGGTCGGCGGGCTCGCCGACCGGTTCGATCCGCGCCGCATCATCCAATGCGGCATGCTGCTGTTCATCGTGGCGTCCGCCGGATGGGGCTTCTTCTTCATCACCGACACCATCCAGATGTGGCACGCGATGCTGCTGCTGGTGATCCATGGCTGCGCCGGCGTGCTCTGGCAGACGCCGAACCAGCTCCTGCTCTACGATCTCGTGGCGCCTGCGGACCTGCCGAGCGCGGTGCGGCTGAACGCGATGGCGCGCTATCTCGGCATCCTGGTCGGGCCTGCGGTGGGCGGCGTCATCATGCTCACCCTCGGCACGTCGCACGGCATTATCTTCAACACGCTGTTCTATCTGCCGATGCTGCTCTGGCTGTTCTGGGCACCGGTCCGCGACAGCAGCGTGGCGGTGCGGCGCTTCGCGGTGCGCGGCCTTGCCGACATCGTGCTGACGATGCGCGCGATCGGCACCCAGCCGGTGCTGTCGGCAATGACGTGGCTCGCCGGCCTGACCTCCTTCATGATCGGCAACGCCTATCACGCCCAGATGCCGGGCTATGCCGGCGATCTCGGTCATGGCGATCCCGGCGTCTCCTACAGCGTGCTGCTCGCGGCGGACGCGGCCGGCGCGCTGCTGGCCGGCATCGCGCTGGAATCCTGGGGACGCCTCAAGGGCAGCCCGCGCACCGCGATCATGCTGGCGATGCTCTGGAGCGTGGCGCTGCTCGGCTTCGCCCTGGTGCGGATCTATCCTGTCGCGATCGTGCTGTTGTTCTTTGCCGGCTTCTTCGAGCTCTCGTTCAACTCCATGGCGCAGGCGCTGGTGCAGCTGAACGCACCGCACGACATCCGCGGCCGCGTCGTCGGTCTCTATAATATGGCCGGGCTCGGGATGCGGGCCTTCAGCGGCATCACCGTCGGGCTGTCCGGCGCCGCGATCGGCATCCACTGGTCGCTCGGCCTGTCGGCCGCCGTGCTGCTCGCGCTGCTTCTTCTGCTGCAACTGCGCGCTGCGAAGCCGACGTAGCGAAGCAAGCCCGGTTGACACCCGCCTGTCTCCGCCGCACGCTTGCAGCGGCGGCCGGGGAGACGACACGTTGCGCAATCGCTGGGGCATTCTTGCAATCCTGTTCGTCGTGCGCCTCACCATCGCATTTCAATTTCAGAGCGTGGCCGCGGTCGCGCCGCTGCTGCAAGGGAGCTTCGGCGTCGGGATTGCC comes from Bradyrhizobium sp. CCGE-LA001 and encodes:
- a CDS encoding GNAT family N-acetyltransferase is translated as MSSQPAWSGAEYGISGPGFPCAPSGQRPEAAPMLRDCRDDDAEAIVRIALAAFAEFEQHYSDWPLFTANAAKMPQLAKTGEIVIAEDGGQIIGAVAYMGPQAPKPAFFDPSWPVIRMLVVDPAARGKGIGRQLTEECVRRAERDQSPVIALHTTTIMTVALPMYLRMGFVRVRDAPDILGVPYARLCQVARLKTAEIEDAVAAFARDLDIKAFEDCISRGHQVIEIRALVEAALFHRAS
- a CDS encoding VOC family protein, producing MKDEPDARACSPFRAIRAIDYTVIFVRDMAAMRRFYENVLALSLQRELSPNWIEYGLGPNTLALAKPGRTAADAPTPEGSASLQLAFRVSASEVDACADELLRQGVVLLSPPTDQPFGHRTLFFRDPDGNLLEIYAEI
- a CDS encoding DEAD/DEAH box helicase, whose product is MSLPALTPPLARALAERNYDSLTPVQLAVLAHEATSRDLLVSAQTGSGKTVAYGLAIARNLLDDAERFEQAAAPLALIVAPTRELALQVQRELAWLYGHAGGRVVSCVGGMDPRREQRELAAGAHIVVGTPGRLCDHLRRGRLDISELKAVVLDEADEMLNLGFREDMEFILETTPETRRTLLFSATFPRGIVALARQYQRDAFRIEVAGDEGGHADIEYRAIRIAPGDVEHAVVNVLRFYEAPSALVFCSTRDAVRHLQAALLERGFSVVALSGELTQNERTMALQSLRDGRSRVCVATDVAARGIDLPSLDLVIHADLPNDAEVMQHRSGRTGRAGRKGTSVLLVPPARRRRAELLLDLAGVEAAWDTAPQAEEIRKLDHARMKDVLFTEETTPDDLVLAQALLAERSPEDIAAALARLYRARLPSPEDIIDPGERSGKPREDRGRDKFRGAEDEDRPGKSRSKSGKASSKHNMAEGSVWFRAAIGRRKNAEARWLLPMICRRGGIDKRDIGAIKIMDTTTEFEISERVAESFAAKIKRPDKEDSIRIEPMAEAPQRQAPSEERSYTPRRESADADRRPRREDRARDTKASKPRDKAHGERGPSLDEAASFGRKNKQRNKQGHAEPSVTPWPIKGAGGKKAKKKRRG
- a CDS encoding PAS domain-containing protein is translated as MKHPSSRAFFAYWDKKRGTARAPDRADIDPAAVRDLLSDIFVLSCEPNLGFPFRVAGTRVCALAGGDLKDRSFAALFTPETRGEIEEITTIVADETLGAIAGLTAAREDGSKAHLELLLLPFNARPHTPVSVTGVLAPFDDECGTLSAFTLTSWRYLHQPEKLLPRAIRKLQIARGLMVYEGLR
- a CDS encoding GNAT family N-acetyltransferase; its protein translation is MSKPHWRPARASDIAAIDAIAARIHPGLFERPDVLAEKIRLCPDGCHVLAAEEAIVGYGLAHPWRQYQIPPLDGFLIRLPDDADCLYVHDVAVLPGARGGVARAYIATIEQLARASGIAALALVSVYATQPLWERLGFRAVTADAELRVKLASYGDGATYMLRDLAAT
- a CDS encoding acyl-CoA desaturase, with product MDLRPGSERIVVAPDTDPLQGAVQWAPAKSLWLAGMTAVAIALGPVTFSWPAFALFIATSAITLCSGHCVGMHRKLIHASFDCPLWLERLLVYLGTLVGMAGPYGMIRLHDFRDWAQRQPACHDYSCHRAGFWRDAWWQLHCRLVLRHPPDFRLEPRLVNDRFYALVERTWMLQQLPWAALFFAIGGADWLVWGISVRVSVCVTGHWLVGHFSHTRGDQVWIIDGVAAQGYNVRLAALISMGENWHNNHHAYPSSAKMGLMPGQLDPGWWLIRSLEALGLVWNVRTPDNLPERPGLRRLDEFAARMERRGIRDQWSRISMRSFRATPGGSADAA
- a CDS encoding DJ-1/PfpI family protein, giving the protein MSWRILGWTVLGGVALLAAIGGTWLLLLPGAPASGTAPAISSEEAAATLAALKPPKRKRPLIAIVGINDMTETTDYLMPYGILARADIADVLTLATQQGPVTLYPALKVQPHATIADFDAAHPDGADYVIVPAMSRDDDATVLQWIRSQAGKGAIVIGVCVGATVVANTGLLDGKRATTHWYSVRDLRKHATIRYAPDRRLVVDQGVATTTGITASMPMALTLIEAIAGRAKAEAVARDIGLAAWDARHRSDAFSFTRPFALTAIANTLAFWNREQLGIALTPGIDEVSLALIADAWSRTYRSRALTFAATAQVQKSRGGLGILPERIAADWPAQQTLPDTVISPPAQALDDTLRAIETRYGSRTADFVAMQLEYPR
- a CDS encoding MFS transporter, which gives rise to MRSVPYRLQFTAYVLAMMADNIEHVISYWVVFQKFHSPALAGFAVLSHWLPFLLFSVAVGGLADRFDPRRIIQCGMLLFIVASAGWGFFFITDTIQMWHAMLLLVIHGCAGVLWQTPNQLLLYDLVAPADLPSAVRLNAMARYLGILVGPAVGGVIMLTLGTSHGIIFNTLFYLPMLLWLFWAPVRDSSVAVRRFAVRGLADIVLTMRAIGTQPVLSAMTWLAGLTSFMIGNAYHAQMPGYAGDLGHGDPGVSYSVLLAADAAGALLAGIALESWGRLKGSPRTAIMLAMLWSVALLGFALVRIYPVAIVLLFFAGFFELSFNSMAQALVQLNAPHDIRGRVVGLYNMAGLGMRAFSGITVGLSGAAIGIHWSLGLSAAVLLALLLLLQLRAAKPT
- a CDS encoding zinc-binding dehydrogenase, with translation MEVIRVCTHAGPGSEPVIRTVPWPKVGKKAALIKVGACGVCGTDLHILKGHWPKPLPWPFTLGHEIGGVIVECGEEFTEDFMSKPLQVGSKVMIPPLMPCGHCYYCIHYPQTANKCLTPVYYGRYLGFEKAPHMWGGWAEYVYVDLDMLPGTKIYKLPDDMSLRLGALSEPLTSCIRAFNRASRAGGFTWGDTVVIQGSGPIGILAVAAAREMGAGRVICVGAPEEPRLKLAREFGAEATVNIEDLTSPQERIARVRGIVGGFGADLVMDCSGHPTAGPEGIEMLRDGGTYVEMGQFTDAGSIDTSWHRICTKDLNVLGSWGFTGNDLPLGVDMLYRTAGKYPWLKMQTIYPFTEDGVAQAVKDAMAMKTVKSTIVPWPELVE
- a CDS encoding metallophosphoesterase family protein, with protein sequence MRLAVISDIHGNLAALEAVLADIKTRTVDRTVNLGDCVTSPLWPKETFEALQSLSLPTVRGNHDRWIEEFTDDKLSPAGLFARNALTAEQRRALHSLPSQLRLDDGVVACHGTPDDDTTCLLEEILDDGRYVPAHRDVLAARLASAPAARVVLCGHSHRQAVVHGPGDCLVLNPGSVGCPVFADIPVAAKLEYRSPHARYAIITKGRRGWQVELLALEYDWEAASARALANDHPRWAQAMLSGYVT